A section of the Bryobacteraceae bacterium genome encodes:
- the mtrF gene encoding cytochrome c — MKWTLAALLLITSTVLVSSTQSPFTQRDKAFYADEATINFVRPGLVFKILGHEIAADGTVKVRFRITDPKGVPLEREGINTPGPVSTSFILAYLPNDGNHWRTYTTRLKTSTWPPTAGKQARQSSADSGGSYQKVADGEYIYTFGTKLPANYDKTATHAISLYGNRNLSEFELGVNYATDNYYFVPDGSAVKRVRQVITTESCNKCHEDLRFHGGSRKGMDNCILCHSPAYTIGNTTVQNINPETGNTIDMTVMIHKIHMGANLPSVRAGQPYRIVGFGNNVADYSKIGMPSGANNCQWCHVEKNDKAAQKDAWLSNPTRAACGSCHDNVNFATGENHLGIIQVSDNQCKNCHIPQGELDFDASILGAHITEQNSSLVRGAVAKIERIENAQPGKKPVITFSLKDRAGNPMAISDLIPGAGRGRLAFTLAPLDVDYGLNFGTATTKGYVNETVTVTSVTGTPGLYTYTMNTAIPADAKGTWTIALEGRTDEKVLEGTLKERVIEVNIPNDVKYVSVDGSPVQARRVVTTTATCNQCHARLSFHGENRNEIDNCVICHNPSMTDAARRPAAQAPPESINMATMIHRIHTGEEQPRDYTIYGFGNVPHNYNHVLLPPPATGASCTLCHVNNSQQAPSKGVLAVTDPRGWLNPVQPTAAACLGCHASREAASHALAHTTTLGESCGVCHGPNATYSVNKVHAQ; from the coding sequence ATGAAATGGACGCTGGCGGCGCTGTTGTTGATTACTTCAACAGTGTTGGTCAGTTCGACACAATCCCCGTTCACGCAGCGGGACAAGGCTTTCTATGCCGACGAAGCGACGATCAACTTCGTGCGGCCCGGTCTCGTATTCAAGATCCTCGGTCATGAGATTGCCGCAGACGGCACGGTGAAGGTCCGCTTCCGGATCACGGATCCGAAGGGTGTGCCGCTCGAGCGGGAGGGTATCAACACGCCTGGTCCGGTTTCCACCAGCTTCATTCTGGCCTACCTGCCCAACGACGGGAACCACTGGCGGACCTACACGACCCGGCTGAAGACCAGCACCTGGCCTCCGACGGCCGGCAAGCAGGCGCGGCAATCGTCGGCCGACTCTGGCGGTTCGTACCAGAAGGTTGCCGATGGCGAGTACATTTACACCTTCGGCACCAAGCTGCCGGCCAACTATGACAAGACGGCGACGCATGCGATTTCGCTCTATGGCAACCGCAACCTGAGCGAATTCGAGCTTGGCGTCAACTATGCCACGGACAACTACTACTTCGTGCCGGATGGCTCGGCCGTGAAACGGGTGCGGCAGGTGATCACCACCGAGTCCTGCAACAAGTGTCATGAGGACCTGCGCTTCCACGGCGGCTCGCGCAAGGGAATGGATAACTGCATCCTGTGCCACTCTCCTGCCTACACGATCGGCAACACGACGGTGCAGAACATCAACCCCGAGACGGGCAACACGATCGACATGACGGTGATGATCCACAAGATCCACATGGGCGCCAACCTGCCGAGCGTGCGTGCGGGCCAGCCCTACCGGATCGTGGGCTTTGGCAACAACGTGGCCGATTATTCGAAAATCGGCATGCCCTCCGGCGCCAACAACTGCCAGTGGTGCCACGTGGAGAAGAACGACAAGGCGGCGCAGAAGGACGCCTGGCTTTCCAATCCGACGCGGGCGGCCTGCGGAAGCTGCCATGACAACGTGAACTTTGCCACCGGCGAAAACCACCTGGGCATCATCCAGGTCTCCGACAACCAGTGCAAGAACTGCCACATTCCGCAGGGCGAGCTGGATTTCGACGCTTCGATCCTGGGCGCGCACATTACGGAGCAGAACTCGTCGCTGGTGCGCGGCGCGGTGGCGAAGATCGAACGGATTGAAAACGCCCAGCCCGGCAAGAAGCCGGTGATCACGTTCTCGCTGAAGGACCGGGCTGGCAATCCGATGGCGATCAGCGACCTGATTCCTGGGGCGGGCCGCGGCCGGCTGGCATTCACGCTGGCGCCGCTCGACGTCGACTACGGGCTGAATTTCGGCACGGCCACGACAAAGGGCTACGTCAACGAGACCGTGACCGTGACGAGCGTCACCGGCACCCCGGGCCTTTATACCTACACGATGAACACGGCCATTCCGGCTGACGCCAAAGGCACGTGGACGATCGCGCTCGAGGGACGCACGGACGAGAAAGTCCTGGAAGGCACGCTGAAGGAGCGCGTCATCGAGGTCAACATCCCCAACGATGTCAAGTACGTCTCCGTGGACGGCAGCCCGGTGCAGGCGCGGCGCGTGGTGACGACGACGGCCACCTGCAACCAGTGCCATGCGCGGCTCAGCTTCCACGGCGAGAACCGCAACGAGATCGACAACTGCGTCATCTGCCACAACCCGTCAATGACAGACGCGGCACGCCGTCCGGCCGCGCAGGCGCCGCCGGAGTCGATCAACATGGCGACGATGATCCACCGGATCCACACCGGCGAGGAGCAGCCGCGGGACTACACCATCTACGGCTTCGGCAACGTGCCGCACAACTACAACCACGTCCTGCTGCCGCCGCCGGCCACGGGCGCAAGCTGCACGCTCTGCCACGTGAACAACAGCCAGCAGGCGCCGTCGAAGGGCGTGCTCGCGGTGACCGATCCTCGCGGCTGGCTGAACCCGGTGCAGCCGACCGCGGCGGCCTGTCTGGGGTGCCACGCCAGCCGGGAGGCGGCTTCTCATGCGCTGGCGCACACGACGACGCTCGGCGAGAGCTGCGGCGTCTGCCACGGGCCGAACGCCACGTATAGCGTGAACAAGGTCCACGCGCAGTAA
- the omcK gene encoding cytochrome c, whose product MKIRYLPLIAAFAWAAWPAAARQGQEPAKKEQAPAAAATQAKKEYVGSDTCAGCHDEIRTNFKKNAHIILETTRSRGWEGKACESCHGPGSVHAESTSPDDILSPKKMTPAAIDQMCLACHKNQQTQAGRVQSGHARNSVPCTACHNVHKAGEEASARQFRRPAGINRNCQGCHMDVWASFQKPHRHPLPEGAMSCTSCHNPHGSFLNRNLRLASGQQPGCFQCHSDKRGPFVFEHAPVRNEPCTICHEAHGSANPRMMTRHEVTNLCLECHSNIMSPPQATTAGGVAIATHDLRLPRWRNCTACHQKVHGSNVNGALLR is encoded by the coding sequence ATGAAGATCCGTTACCTGCCGCTGATTGCCGCCTTCGCGTGGGCGGCGTGGCCGGCGGCTGCGCGTCAAGGCCAGGAGCCGGCAAAGAAAGAACAGGCCCCGGCGGCGGCCGCCACCCAGGCCAAGAAGGAGTACGTGGGGTCGGACACCTGCGCGGGGTGTCACGACGAAATCCGCACGAACTTCAAGAAGAACGCGCACATCATTCTGGAAACGACCAGGAGCCGGGGTTGGGAGGGCAAGGCCTGCGAAAGTTGCCACGGGCCGGGCTCGGTTCACGCGGAATCGACGTCGCCGGACGACATTCTCAGCCCGAAGAAGATGACGCCGGCGGCGATCGACCAGATGTGCCTGGCCTGCCACAAGAACCAGCAGACGCAGGCCGGCCGCGTTCAGAGCGGCCATGCGCGCAACAGCGTGCCCTGCACCGCGTGCCACAACGTCCACAAGGCGGGCGAAGAGGCCAGCGCCCGGCAGTTCCGCCGCCCGGCAGGTATCAACCGGAACTGCCAGGGCTGCCATATGGACGTCTGGGCCAGTTTCCAGAAGCCGCACCGGCACCCGCTGCCGGAAGGGGCGATGTCCTGCACGAGCTGCCACAACCCACACGGCAGCTTCCTGAACCGCAACCTGCGACTCGCCAGCGGGCAGCAGCCGGGCTGCTTCCAGTGCCACTCGGACAAGCGCGGGCCGTTCGTCTTCGAGCATGCGCCCGTGCGCAACGAGCCCTGCACGATCTGCCATGAGGCGCACGGTTCGGCCAATCCACGCATGATGACGCGGCATGAGGTGACCAACCTGTGCCTCGAATGCCACTCCAACATCATGTCGCCGCCGCAGGCCACCACGGCGGGCGGCGTTGCCATCGCGACACACGATTTGCGGCTGCCGCGCTGGCGCAACTGCACCGCGTGTCACCAGAAGGTGCACGGATCGAACGTGAATGGAGCCTTGTTGCGATGA